Below is a window of Salmo trutta chromosome 35, fSalTru1.1, whole genome shotgun sequence DNA.
TGCAAtgcaatggcgattgcgtcatctgtggatctgttgggttggtatgcAAATTGTAATGGGTCCAGGGTGAGGTGGAGTTTAatcagcctctcaaagcactaagctaaggaccctgggactaaacacctccctctgcaactgaatcctggatttcctgatgggccgtccccaggtggtaagggtagacaacaacacatctgccacgcaacttcattaaatagtacccacaaaacaccagtctcaacatcaacagtgaagaggcgactccgggatgctggccttctaggcagagttgcaaagaaaaacccatatctcagactggccaataaaaataaaagatttttattatttataaggcaaaagaacacagacactggacagaggaactctgcctagaaggccagcatcccggagtcgcctcttcactgctgacgttgagactggtgtttctcaaactagacactctaatgtacttgtcctcttgctcagttgtgcaccggggcctcccactctttctattctggttagagccagcttgcgctgttctgtgaaaggggtagtacacagcattgtacaagatcttcagtttcttggcaatttctcgcatagaatagccttcatttctcagaacaacaatagactgacgagtttcagaagaaagttctttgtttctggccattttgagcctttcatcgaacccacaaattctgatgctccagactagtctaaagaaggccagttttattgcttctttaatcaggacaacagttttcagctgtgctaacataattgcaaaaggcttttctaatgatcaattagccttttaaaatgataaacttggattagctaacacaacgtgccattggaacacaggagtgatggttgctgataatgggcctctgtacacctatgtaaatattccattaaaattcaaccgtttccagctacaatagtcatttacaatattaacaatgtctacactgtattttattttaatggacaaaaaaacatgcttttctttcaaaaacaaggacatttctaagtgaccccaaacttttgaacggtagcgtatttactaggcggtgtcagaggaaggcccaaaaaattgtcaatgactccagtcacctaagccatagactgttctctctgctaccgcacggcaagcggtaccggagcaccaagtctaggtccaaaaggctccttaacagcttctaccaccaagccataaaactgctgaaaaatgtatcaaatggccacccggactatattacattgacccccccccccccctcactttacccctacctacatgtacaaatgacctctaacctgtacccccgcacactaacttggtaccggtaccccctgaatatagcctcattattgttatttaattgttacttttttatttagtacatattttcttgactctatttttttaaactgcattgttggttaagggcttgtaagtaagtatttcacagtaaggatacacctgttgtattcggcgcatgtgacaaattacatttgatttgatgacatggagggcgatagtcatttaggcaggttacctttgcttgcttgggtacagggacaatggtggacatcttgaagcatgagGGGATTACAGACTAGGACAGGgaggttgaatatgtccgtatGTGATGGTGGGTATGGTCTTTTGTATCCCATTGGCCATTCTCTATAGTCTGATATGTGATCACGCTCTATCAGTATTACTATGTGTCATCACGAAATAAAGATATCAACCCTCTGAATATCGTTATTGTCATATCCGTCTCTTTATGTAATACTCTCTCCAGATTACGCGTGTCATGGCATTACCGACTGCTTTTCTATTTACCCGAAGCCATTTGTGTGATCTTACCTGTTGGCAAGATGCTATACATAAGAGTTGCCCTTTTGCCTCCTTGTCCTATTGTGTTTGATACAGTAAAAACAAATTGCCAAGGTTTCCATTTTAAAAGCTATTATTTATGAgcactgtacagtatattcaGGGCTTATTACTGGAATCAGGCTGACGAGGTGGAAAGGCTGTTTGGTGAGAGTAGTCAGTCCATCAACCTCGCAGCAAAATAACTTAAAAATAATGTTAATGCTGCTTGGACAGTGTTTGTGATTCTGTGGGAGGAAACAGACACATAGAAAATGCAGAAAAACACAGCTCATAAGTTCACACTCGAATGTGCAGCTACTAAACCACAGAGAAAAGCTGTCAGTCTAACAAATAAACTGTTGGTCATAAAACAACATCAGCAAACTGAAGAAAAAACGTTAGTCATAGTCATATCATTTTCCAAATGATGTATTTTTAGCCTGGATGGATTGGCTGTAATAGCAACAGGGCTGAGCTATAACTGGTATAAACGGGTGTTATGCTAGTGAAAGAGGTGAGGCATGTTTTATTGACGTGGCGAAGGTCTGAAATCTCACAGAGTGACTGCGCTTGTGTTATGTATGCTCAACAACACAAGCAGGGCACAAGGATGATTGGCAAGTGAGAAAGATTTCTCTTAAACAGATATATTCAATTCATTTTGATGCGTGTGCTTATCCTTTTTGGAGGATAGTACACAGAGCTGCCATTGTGCATAGTTTTCTTTCACAATGGAAGTTTATTTAGCCATTATTTAATATAGACATGTTTCCCATGAGAAATGCAGTTGCAGTGAAATCTGTTGACAAAATGAAaagattgatttttttttttaaattatttgcgATTTCCTCTGTAGATGTATTTTTTTCTCTATCGATATTTCATGTGAAGTAGCCTAAAATTATTTAATTTGAAGTTCCTCCCAAATGTATTTTAAGACTTTAGAAAAAAAACTTTAGATGTCAGGAATTTGTGTCTGCTATGCAAATCAGGTACTTTCTTACATCCTGTATACTGACTAGACAGCTACTTGTAAAAACTGAGACTACAAGctctagttacacacacacacacagtgtattcACCGAGCTTGTCTCTTCCACGTCAGCAAAGTGTGAACTCGTGTGACACATATCTTACCCTGGCATGTCTTAGAAGTACAGGAAACAGACCCTGTTAACTGTTCTGACTATTATATTACTCCATATTATATTACTCTATTAAATtgtttttgtataaaaaaaacattagcaAATTTCTTTTTTGTATTTGCAACAGACTATATAGAGCCACAGTATACAGCACCATCAGACACCTACATCCTGTGTCTGTTTGAATTTGAATATAGCAGTCTGTTTTCATAACACCTTTCATGGCCCTATACATATatcaaggtaaaaaaataaattgaTTGATATACAAAGCTGTAATAGGACTACCTGGcccgatgactccttgctgtccccagtccacctggtcatgctgctgctccagtttcaactgttttgcctgtggctatggaacactgacctgttcactggacgtgctaccttgtcccggacctgctgttttggactctctctctaccgcacctgctgtctctaactctgaatgattggctatgaaaagccaacacatttactcctgaggtgctgacctgttgcaccctctacaaccactgtgattattattatctgaccctgctggtcatctatgaacgtttgaagaTCTTaacatgtactgttataatctccacccggcacagccagaagaggactggccacccctcatagcctggttcatctctaggtttcttcctaagatccggcctttctagggagtttttcctagccaccgtgcttctacatctacatagcttgctatttggggttttaggctgggtttctgtacagcactttgtgacatcgactgatgtaaaaagggctttataaataaatgtgattgattgataatAACTTGGTCTAGTTTAGACTACATGTGGAAACATCTATGCTGGGATTTCTTCAATGGTAGTCACCACTTTGTGTGCATTTGCCTTTGAtgaactaaatcaaatcaaattgtattggtcacatacacatatttagcagatgtttttgcagGTGTCGCTACTCCCGCATGTCAAATAGCAACCATGTTCATACACACAGAGCATCACAAGAGAAACCATTCAATGGGTTAAGAATGGTAAGAATTCCTGCAACTTTATGGCCCACATCTCTCATGTTTCTGCGCAATCTCTCCACCTCATGCACTTTTCATCCGTGACTGTGTCAACCAAAATGAATGCCCAAGAACAGCTAGACGTGACTTTTATGCATGTTTTGGGCCGCGAATAACGACGTTCCAAACCACAAGCTTACCGGATGCTCTTTCTATTGAGACAGCTCCTAAACACACTTTCATCTGCATGTTCAGATTCTTTTAACATCAAACGCAGTTTTTCTATGTCACAACACTAAAACCCCACATAATATAGGCTATGCGTGCAAACTAAAAAAACCTGACAGTGTATTAGTGGAATAAAGCTTTTATTATGCTATTTTTTTGTGTCAATACTTTGAAGTGCCTATGCACTCTCCCTCTTTGTTTGTTCCCCTTATAGTGTGAAAATCATGTCTCACCACGTCTCAAATCTGGACAGACTTCAATAATGatactgaaatgtcacattttacttcaaatgtttatttaaaaatgtaCAGAAACAGTATAAATAATATTAATCGAGATGAAATGTTTCAATAAAAAGAACAAGCCTTTGCTTTTTACAAACTTTTAAAAAGGTCTGCAACAGGATGAAAAATACTAAATGTATATAAAAAGGTTATAGGAAGATTATATCTTCATGTTGCAAAACACAACACCAAAAACATGACGAACActaaaaatgtttgttttcaaaataaaatattaaactgtaagAGCATGCTGTTGATCTATGTATCATCTACAGTGAAATCAcctatgtttctagagacaaacACAATATATGTATAATATGTATTGCAGCGTATCACATTTTGCACAATTTCTTTAACGAATACTGTTTGTCCAAAGGAAAACACAATTTTTCCATTCATAGAAAATCTGTTTCTCACTCCAACATTAGCACCAGAGCAGTCAAGTTTCAAACTTTTCTTTCACATGGACACAAATAAATGCTGAATTTGGCAAACATTGACAATTGGTTCATTCCTACAACTACGTGGTGCCTTTTCTGTCACCCAGAATTCAGTATATTACTTCTTATTCAGTGTAAAATGTGAATTCTAAAAGGCTTTAAATATAAAGTCAGGTGTCCTTTACCTTAACACAAAAATATGGATATTGAAAGGGAATTCTATGCATTTTGAACACTTTTCTTCAGTAGATGTAGGCATTTTTTGTCCCCGGTTGTTATTCATCAACTTCCATGAGAAATATTAGCCATAAAATACACTATTTAAAATATGTTTTCATTATTTTATACTCCTAGTTAAATTATCTCGCATCAATAACGTTTTTTTCATGATTACTTTATTTATTATCATTTTCTTTATTTCTGTATGTCCCTGATTTCACTTTCCATCCTGTTAGTTTGTCCTAATTCTCCACTTAAGAAAACAACCCCTTCCTACAATGACACCATATTTAGGAAGAGTCATCATTTCTTTGGTGGGGAAACAATGGTGCATGGCTAAATAAATATTAATAGTCTGCATGTGCCACTCATACATTTCCACCCTGTTAGGCTAAATTAGAGGAAATCAAAACATTTACAAATGTTAAAATATGTTTAAGAGAATTTAAAATCCTGTTCAAGTGTTCACCATTATGCTAGCTCAATCTTGCTCACTCCCAGCGCTATGGCTAATATAGGCTCCACATTTCCACCCTGTTATGTTCCACCCTGTTATGATTATGCACCtgaaaaaatgtaagtgcctgaGCTTGACCAATATGTTTCCCTTTTTCTGATAGTACActaaaaatataatacaaaagtTATGAGGTCCAAAGGATACCGCATAGCAGGAATGACCAAATTTCTTCAACCGGAGACGAACAGCAAAAAATGAGGCAGAAATTAACTTAAAGCTGGGTTGAAGTCCTGCTTGACACATTTCAATCATTTACATTCCAGTCAGTTTCTGGGATGGCTGGAATACGTTGTCTCCCATTGCTCTTGCTATGTTTGGGGCTCCACCTGGCTCTATGCTGAGTCTGTTTAATATTCCAGAGTACCTGCAAGTCACCAGTCCAGGGTTCCTTCAGCAGTCATATCTGCATACCCCTCTGGCTCCCATATCAAACTCCTACCCTTTCTCTGCCATTCTTCGCCACATCCAGTATGGCGGCCGCCACTTCTGACGAGTTCTTGGAGTTGTGCATCTTGTGCTGGCTGCTGTCGGTGGAACGTGCCTGCAGGGTGGCCCGCCCCCGGAGGTATTTCAGGCCGCAACGCAGCTCCTTGCGAATGTTGTCGCTGGAGAGCACGTAGAGGATGGGGTTGATAGCGCTGTTTAAGGTGGACAGGCCCAAAGAGATAGTGTAAGGGGTGTAGATGCTTTCCTCGAAGTTGCATGTCTTCTGCAGCTTAGGGATGTGGAAGGTGACCGCGCGAAGCAGCAGGATGATGTGGTACGGCGCAAAGCACACCAGGAAGAGGATAACCACGGCAATCGCCAAGTAGCGCACCCGCTCCTTCTGGCACGGCTGCAGCCCCGTGCTGGCCTGCACGCTGGCCAGGATGGCACGGTTGGTGACCACCAGCACGACCAGCGGGGCCAAGAAGCCAATGACGAAGCGTGCGTAGTTGAAACCCGTCACGGTGAGCGTGCTCTGGCCCGGCTCGAAGCATTTCTTCTCTACCGTGTTGCCCTCCATCATGGTAAAAACTGGCACGTGGCCCATGAACACCACCAAGACGATTACCATGGTAACCGCAACTGCCAGCCTCTGCTGGCGAAGGCCGCGCGACTCCACGGCGTAGACCACGGCCACATATCGGTCGCTGGAGATGCAGCACAGCAGGAAGATGCTGATGTACATGTTGTTGAAGAAGAAGTAGCCCGTCACCTTGCAAGCCATGGAGCTCCAGCGCCACTGGTGGCCCATGTTCGCGTAGTCGGCCCACATGGGCAGGGTGCAGAGGTAGATGAGGTCGCACACGGACAGGCTCAACAGATAGATGCCCAGGACGTTTTTGCGGCGCACCTGGAGGAAGGTCAGGTAGACAGTAACGATATTGGCGGGCAGCCCGATAATCAGTACCACACTGTAAAGCACAACCAGGGGCACGCGGTCATCAAAGTAGGTCAGGTTGCAGTTGGTGGCCCCAACGCTGATCTGAGTCACGGTCGTCTCATGCATAGTGtctggagggtagagagagagagggaaagagagaaaaagcaAAGTCACATTTCCGATTTTGGTATGCAGGTTGTGTGATATATAAAACCTTTGAATGTATGCAAACACAAATGAGGAAATCACAAGATTAACTCT
It encodes the following:
- the LOC115174628 gene encoding probable G-protein coupled receptor 132 is translated as MKTVYGFREMLQQNYTMHETTVTQISVGATNCNLTYFDDRVPLVVLYSVVLIIGLPANIVTVYLTFLQVRRKNVLGIYLLSLSVCDLIYLCTLPMWADYANMGHQWRWSSMACKVTGYFFFNNMYISIFLLCCISSDRYVAVVYAVESRGLRQQRLAVAVTMVIVLVVFMGHVPVFTMMEGNTVEKKCFEPGQSTLTVTGFNYARFVIGFLAPLVVLVVTNRAILASVQASTGLQPCQKERVRYLAIAVVILFLVCFAPYHIILLLRAVTFHIPKLQKTCNFEESIYTPYTISLGLSTLNSAINPILYVLSSDNIRKELRCGLKYLRGRATLQARSTDSSQHKMHNSKNSSEVAAAILDVAKNGRERVGV